In Chrysoperla carnea chromosome 2, inChrCarn1.1, whole genome shotgun sequence, the following proteins share a genomic window:
- the LOC123292071 gene encoding tRNA-dihydrouridine(47) synthase [NAD(P)(+)]-like: MSLEGVCAIKSEYVIPDYNQKIKSEKQDVEANGASNETENSEEPANKKVKLETKKKARGQNKARRIPFKRDLTLELCKQLIDIAEGEESKTCSYPNCKFIHNVEDYLKSKPADVGNNCYNFDVRGRCPRGLACRFGSAHTSKDGKNIVNKDIYEKYLNNGPQTINILSQELQTSLRKRTYDFKKVDAIVQQIEKSVKNAKQNDSESDKNGTNENVETNEVKTSGTVSDEDIIKLRTSEKKKIQWRDKLLLSPLTTVGNLPFRRICKEYGADITCGEMAMSVSLLQGHGQEWALAKKHKSEDIFGVQLCGNKPHLIAKAAQLLQDHTEIDFVDLNLGCPIDLVYQQGAGSGLLRKERVLESVIRSTSQILDVPLTIKTRTGIYADKNIAHELVPKFRDWGASMVTVHGRSREQRYTKMANWDYINKCASLAAPLPVFGNGDILSYEDYKYARETYKHVSGVTIGRGALIKPWIFTEIKEQKLWDIRSSERFEIIKKYANYGLEHWGSDTKGVENTRRFLLEWLSFLYRYVPVGILENPPQKINERPPYYRGRDDLETLMASPNCADWIKISEMVLGPVPENFNFLPKHKANSYQ; encoded by the exons ATGTCTCTAGAAGGAGTATGTGCCATAAAATCAGA ATATGTTATACCtgattataatcaaaaaataaaatctgagAAACAGGATGTTGAAGCAAATGGTGCTTCCAACGAGACAGAAAACTCCGAAGAACcagcaaataaaaaagttaaattagaaactaaaaaaaaggcaCGAGGGCAAAATAAAGCACGTCGAATTCCTTTTAAGAGAGATTTAACGTTAGAATTATGTAAACAATTAATAGATATTGCTGAAGGTGAAGAGTCAAAAACTTGTTCTTACCCTAACTGTAAATTTATACATAACGTGGaggattatttaaaatcaaaaccgGCTGACGTTG GAAATAACTGTTACAATTTTGATGTTCGTGGCAGATGTCCTAGAGGATTAGCTTGTCGTTTTGGATCAGCTCATACTAGTAAAGACggtaaaaatattgtcaataaagatatttacgaaaagTATCTTAATAATGGCCctcaaacaataaatatactATCGCAGGAACTACAAACTTCATTAAGGAAACGTACTTATGATTTTAAGAAAGTCGATGCAATCGTTCAACAAATTGAAAAGAGTGtaaaaaatgcaaaacaaaatGATAGTGAATCGGATAAAAATGGTACTAACGAAAACGTTGAAACAAACGAAGTTAAAACTAGTGGTACGGTTTCGGAtgaagatattattaaattacgcacatctgaaaaaaagaaaattcaatggcgtgataaattattattaagtccATTAACAACCGTTGGTAATTTACCATTCAG GCGAATTTGTAAAGAATATGGTGCAGATATAACTTGTGGCGAAATGGCAATGAGTGTCTCTTTACTACAAGGCCATGGTCAAGAATGGGCTTTagcaaaaaaacataaaagtgaAGACATATTTGGT gtgcAATTATGTGGCAACAAACCTCATTTAATAGCAAAAGCAGCGCAGTTATTACAAGATCATACGGAAATTGATTTTGTAGATTTAAATTTAGGATGTCCTATTGATTTGGTTTATCAACAg gGTGCAGGTTCTGGATTATTACGCAAAGAACGTGTTTTAGAATCTGTGATCAGATCTACTAGTCAAATATTAGACGTGCCTTTAACAATTAAAACACGTACAGGTATTTATGCTGATAAAAATATTGCTCATGAATTGGTACCAAAATTTCGAGATTGGGGCGCATCAATGGTCACt GTCCATGGAAGATCTAGAGAGCAAAGATATACAAAAATGGCGAACTgggattatataaataaatgtgcgAGTTTAGCAGCACCGCTACCAGTTTTTGGAAATGGTGATATTTTATCATATGAGGATTATAAATATGCTCGA GAGACGTATAAACAtgtatctggtgtaacaattggaCGTGGCGCTTTAATCAAACCATGGATATTCACTGAaattaaagaacaaaaattatggGATATTAGAAGTTCAGAacgatttgaaattattaaaaaatatgctaaTTATGGTTTAGAACATTGGGGATCAGATACAAAAGGAGTGGAAAATACTAGGAG ATTTTTGTTGGAATGGTTATCGTTCTTATATCGATATGTGCCAGTTGGTATCTTAGAAAACCCCccacaaaaaattaatgaacgACCTCCATATTATCGAGGACGAGACGATCTTGAAACGTTAATGGCATCACCAAATTGTGCAGATTGGATAAAAATTAG